One Triticum dicoccoides isolate Atlit2015 ecotype Zavitan chromosome 5B, WEW_v2.0, whole genome shotgun sequence genomic window carries:
- the LOC119307692 gene encoding uncharacterized protein LOC119307692 isoform X2 has product MASVALKLSRSRFAGAAANSCRFALSLPGRDLTGDTTINARSRPLLRSPNSAAASTSPSVFFLRRSIATLPSGQDSNLPVGAAPDDLDDELRPDPDTVPYFDEKDLVSDETLWALYERWCRFHGMARDHDEMTRRFGRFKDTAWHVHEFNKSGRSYTKGLTQFSDLEPEEFFGPRRCPRTPRTGSRFFTNDRDEVTAICTDGCLEKYEGPVWIIRNVK; this is encoded by the exons ATGGCGTCCGTCGCATTAAAGCTCTCACGGTCACGGTTCGCTGGGGCAGCCGCCAACTCCTGCCGCTTCGCTCTTAGCCTACCCGGCCGCGATCTCACTGGAGATACCACCATAAACGCCCGGTCGCGACCGTTACTTAGATCCCCaaactccgccgccgcctccaccagccCCTCGGTCTTCTTCCTCCGGCGCAGCATAGCTACGCTCCCCTCCGGTCAGGACTCCAATCTGCCTGTGGGCGCCGCACCAGATGACCTCGACGACGAGCTCCGCCCTG ACCCGGACACCGTTCCCTACTTCGACGAGAAGGACCTCGTCTCGGATGAAACCCTGTGGGCTCTGTACGAGCGGTGGTGCCGCTTCCACGGAATGGCGCGCGACCACGACGAGATGACTAGGCGATTTGGTCGTTTCAAGGATACGGCGTGGCATGTCCACGAGTTCAACAAGTCGGGTAGGAGCTACACCAAGGGGCTCACCCAGTTCTCCGATTTGGAGCCAGAGGAGTTCTTCGGCCCTCGTCGCTGTCCGAGGACTCCCAGAACTGGTAGTCGTTTCTTCACCAACGACAGAGATGAGGTCACGGCGATCTGTACTGACGGGTGTCTTGAAAAATATGAGGGCCCTGTTTGGATAATCCGTAATGTTAAGTAG
- the LOC119307692 gene encoding uncharacterized protein LOC119307692 isoform X1, with protein MASVALKLSRSRFAGAAANSCRFALSLPGRDLTGDTTINARSRPLLRSPNSAAASTSPSVFFLRRSIATLPSGQDSNLPVGAAPDDLDDELRPGNQSFFHLCILYTSWLAAQIMVFFSVTTQDPDTVPYFDEKDLVSDETLWALYERWCRFHGMARDHDEMTRRFGRFKDTAWHVHEFNKSGRSYTKGLTQFSDLEPEEFFGPRRCPRTPRTGSRFFTNDRDEVTAICTDGCLEKYEGPVWIIRNVK; from the coding sequence ATGGCGTCCGTCGCATTAAAGCTCTCACGGTCACGGTTCGCTGGGGCAGCCGCCAACTCCTGCCGCTTCGCTCTTAGCCTACCCGGCCGCGATCTCACTGGAGATACCACCATAAACGCCCGGTCGCGACCGTTACTTAGATCCCCaaactccgccgccgcctccaccagccCCTCGGTCTTCTTCCTCCGGCGCAGCATAGCTACGCTCCCCTCCGGTCAGGACTCCAATCTGCCTGTGGGCGCCGCACCAGATGACCTCGACGACGAGCTCCGCCCTGGTAATCAATCATTCTTTCATCTCTGTATTCTTTACACATCTTGGTTGGCAGCACAAATTATGGTTTTCTTTTCTGTGACGACGCAAGACCCGGACACCGTTCCCTACTTCGACGAGAAGGACCTCGTCTCGGATGAAACCCTGTGGGCTCTGTACGAGCGGTGGTGCCGCTTCCACGGAATGGCGCGCGACCACGACGAGATGACTAGGCGATTTGGTCGTTTCAAGGATACGGCGTGGCATGTCCACGAGTTCAACAAGTCGGGTAGGAGCTACACCAAGGGGCTCACCCAGTTCTCCGATTTGGAGCCAGAGGAGTTCTTCGGCCCTCGTCGCTGTCCGAGGACTCCCAGAACTGGTAGTCGTTTCTTCACCAACGACAGAGATGAGGTCACGGCGATCTGTACTGACGGGTGTCTTGAAAAATATGAGGGCCCTGTTTGGATAATCCGTAATGTTAAGTAG